The following coding sequences are from one Haliotis asinina isolate JCU_RB_2024 chromosome 3, JCU_Hal_asi_v2, whole genome shotgun sequence window:
- the LOC137278035 gene encoding uncharacterized protein, with protein MDQQGAECDVCGGSHETEVCPELGLEEAAPGISNQTKARLTVPSSLLVQTYTDGSVGVYTRENLPSKTQFGPFEARRTTHEIENEDLFVLKILSKEKDGTAVCLDASDENECNWMCLVEVARTEEEQNCMAYQLATNIFFNTTKAVEGGSPLRVWYASHYAKKMGKSPQPDGCTKSMLGQKLTMQEESMLTPPTPSSHRSVRTRVIPARPKSHTNDKGDMGQNDAIENFFSEVKQSLDEREEVDEGEDGEPASADYLGIYGFKCQRCSKSFEDQSQLAYHIREHIMPTVEKKTFKCAYTCKICKVGFQTVSNYNRHMKRHVGYKVKCPQCNYYTYRPDILQTHLMGQHGVTLENAKTLAASSELPTNGDAGSRNTSGRKGRRRRRRGRKRKVESEDEIEEEEEEEMEEVVEHGEEGEEEAEESTLKSSVAVSPRAVSSYDSAGFSPTRVQPRRSLKGIRTTGNLKGINPTSLFKKRKNESESEEEESPAKSPVPEVKKKRGRPRKHPVGDPVVEAVSPVRRRGRPRKDAEENLKVKQEAMEEEEEEENAEPGEIMVNDPAVPGVESEKVEEVAGQVDKSEIVPDEEKSAVSAETSVDETTALAESEPLTESVALAEAPAEAPAEAPAEASAESEAQVESEPMKEEAEKTLPTGDENVEEDKASVAGDAEEKTQKNQEEEPGEAKEEVIKPVPKRRGRPPKHGRVRNNEEMKELEKQIRQVGNAFQCGVCEKKFSQKKYVMLHLPKHTSKFKCDGCEKQFARYESYQNHSCVHHPVSDDIITTDKNGCYSCGECGKVFSKPEYVKRHYSVHSSSWACEKCNKKFSRRHLLLDHVCQAENGDEIVDNHECEICKQCFRSLKYLYRHMAMHTDIFKCQGCDKTFSRKDSLQRHVLRCRPDLADQYKIYDCKNCKKTFATKLGLENHYLNCANYSCDKCRVAFFKLEHLEKHVCEGTVVHDGASVQFPCQECGKTFASINYLRRHEESHKGAFSCSRCDKSFSRKEEQKLHEHLCFAQHHLETNTEVECNICHATFTEAKAYRDHHHEHSHPFKCEKCGKRFIKIGTLTTHTCQETVVDEDNPFSCDLCMKTFRTEKYLQRHQTIHEKPQFECEYCNKVFYRKDYLNNHVCKLPDGTTVRIVRKRDRIFIKENLVCHLCGRTFVSSSNLNKHMKIHGEKQNECPHCQKKFHYPAYLREHIKTVHQRAYQFQCADCGKILHSKTGLAAHLKQFHSRQIQLYQCGTCQKTFRQKGNLKTHMYSHTKEKTFMCDFCHKMFKYPDQLNRHRLEHTMTNKLSCEFCEKKFCRPYQLKKHIQTFHSGVVYVCDICNERCSHKHTIVRHYKRKHPEVSSIFDHQPDFLTQLQQEHADNEGQVDIKPNIASIVQAIDHVETTVVTTEGADGEQQYTVAEIQTDGDGYLPQVAAEALQNLSNTIIASEGEGGTLTIPHSIEGPDGQQTVVILQIVNPGEEETSIQEIQEIQEVQEIQEIQ; from the exons ATGGATCAGCAAG gaGCAGAATGTGACGTATGTGGTGGCAGCCATGAGACAGAGGTGTGCCCAGAGTTGGGACTGGAAGAGGCAGCACCTGGAATTAGCAATCAGACAAA AGCCCGCCTGACTGTACCAAGCAGCTTGTTGGTGCAGACTTACACTGATGGCAGCGTCGGCGTCTACACCAGAGAGAATCTGCCCAGTAAAACTCAGTTTGGACCATTTGAGGCTAGGCGGACCACACATGAGATCGAGAATGAGGACTTATTTGTTCTCAAG ATCCTCTCGAAAGAAAAAGATGGCACTGCTGTATGCCTGGATGCAAGTGACGAGAATGAGTGTAACTGGATGTGCCTGGTGGAGGTTGCCAGGACAGAGGAGGAGCAGAACTGTATGGCATACCAGCTGGCAACAAACATCTTCTTCAATACCACTAAAGCTGTGGAGGGGGGAAGTCCACTCAGAGTGTGGTATGCATCTCACTACGCCAAGAAGATGGGCAAGTCACCACAGCCTGATGGCTGCACCAAAT CAATGCTGGGACAGAAACTGACAATGCAGGAAGAGTCCATGTTGACCCCACCCACTCCTTCCTCCCACAGAAGTGTGAGAACAAGGGTCATACCAGCACGACCAAAGTCACATACCAATGACAAAGGGGATATGGGTCAAAATGATGCCATAGAAAATTTCTTCTCTGAAGTGAAGCAGTCTTTGGATGAGCGAGAGGAGGTTGATGAGGGTGAGGATGGAGAACCTGCTAGTGCCGACTACTTGGGGATCTACGGATTTAAGTGTCAGCGCTGTTCCAAGTCATTTGAGGATCAAAGCCAGCTGGCCTATCACATCCGAGAACATATCATGCCCACAGtggaaaagaaaacattcaagTGTGCGTATACCTGTAAGATTTGCAAGGTTGGCTTCCAGACAGTGAGCAACTACAATCGACACATGAAAAGACATGTTGGCTACAAGGTTAAGTGCCCTCAGTGCAACTACTACACATACAGGCCCGACATACTTCAGACTCATCTCATGGGCCAACATGGTGTTACCCTAGAGAATGCGAAGACTCTAGCGGCATCAAGTGAACTGCCCACCAATGGAGATGCAGGTTCTCGTAACACATCAGGTAGGAAAGGTCGTCGGAGAAGAAGGAGAGGGAGGAAGAGGAAGGTTGAAAGCGAGGATGAAAtagaagaagaggaggaggaggagatggAAGAAGTTGTTGAACATGGTGAGGAAGGGGAAGAAGAAGCTGAGGAAAGCACACTGAAGTCATCTGTTGCAGTGAGTCCTCGAGCAGTTAGTTCATATGATTCTGCAGGGTTCTCCCCTACCCGAGTTCAGCCAAGACGTtcactgaaaggtatcagaacaACTGGAAACCTAAAGGGAATTAATCCAACTTCACTGTTTAAGAAAAGGAAGAATGAGTCTGAGTCCGAGGAAGAGGAGAGTCCAGCTAAAAGTCCAGTGCCTGAAGTTAAGAAGAAGAGGGGGAGACCAAGGAAGCATCCAGTAGGAGACCCCGTTGTTGAGGCTGTATCTCCAGTACGTAGGAGAGGCAGACCCAGGAAGGATGCTGAAGAGAATCTTAAAGTGAAGCAGGAGGCCatggaggaggaggaagaggaagaaAATGCAGAGCCTGGAGAAATAATGGTAAACGATCCTGCTGTGCCTGGGGTAGAAAGCGAGAAGGTGGAAGAGGTTGCTGGTCAGGTTGACAAAAGTGAAATTGTACCTGATGAAGAAAAGTCAGCAGTTTCTGCAGAAACCTCGGTGGATGAGACAACAGCTCTAGCTGAATCTGAACCACTGACAGAATCTGTAGCACTAGCTGAAGCACCAGCTGAAGCACCAGCTGAAGCACCAGCTGAAGCATCAGCTGAATCAGAAGCACAAGTGGAATCTGAACCCATGAAGGAAGAAGCAGAAAAGACTCTACCAACTGGAGATGAAAATGTTGAAGAGGACAAGGCTAGCGTTGCAGGTGATGCTGAGGAAAAGACACAGAAGAATCAGGAGGAGGAACCAGGTGAGGCTAAAGAGGAAGTAATCAAACCAGTACCGAAGAGGAGAGGTCGACCTCCTAAACATGGCAGAGTTCGTAACAATGAGGAAATGAAAGAGCTGGAGAAACAAATCCGCCAAGTGGGTAATGCTTTCCAATGTGGGGTTTGTGAGAAGAAGTTCTCCCAGAAGAAGTATGTTATGTTACACCTGCCCAAACATACATCAAAATTCAAGTGTGACGGTTGTGAAAAACAGTTTGCCAGATATGAATCCTATCAAAACCACTCCTGTGTGCATCATCCTGTAAGTGATGACATTATTACTACAGACAAAAACGGATGCTACTCCTGTGGAGAATGTGGCAAAGTCTTCTCCAAACCTGAATATGTCAAACGCCATTATTCTGTTCATTCTTCATCCTGGGCTTGTGAAAAGTGCAATAAAAAGTTCTCACGCCGACATCTGCTGCTTGATCATGTGTGTCAGGCAGAAAATGGAGATGAAATTGTTGACAATCATGAGTGTGAAATCTGCAAACAATGTTTCCGTAGTCTGAAGTATTTGTATCGTCACATGGCCATGCATACAGATATCTTCAAATGTCAGGGATGTGACAAGACCTTCTCTAGAAAGGATTCACTACAACGACATGTGCTCAGATGTAGGCCTGACCTAGCTGATCAGTATAAAATCTATGACTGCAAAAACTGTAAGAAAACATTTGCAACCAAGCTTGGTCTGGAAAATCACTATCTCAACTGTGCCAACTATAGCTGTGACAAATGCAGAGTGGCCTTCTTTAAACTTGAACACTtagaaaaacatgtttgtgaagGCACTGTTGTTCATGATGGCGCTAGCGTGCAGTTCCCATGTCAGGAATGTGGAAAGACTTTTGCGAGTATCAACTATCTCCGACGCCATGAGGAGAGTCATAAAGGTGCCTTCTCCTGTTCAAGATGTGATAAATCTTTCAGTCGGAAAGAAGAGCAGAAGTTACATGAACATTTATGCTTTGCTCAGCATCATCTTGAGACAAACACTGAAGTGGAGTGTAACATTTGTCATGCAACTTTCACAGAAGCAAAAGCCTATCGAGACCATCACCATGAACACTCTCATCCATTTAAGTGTGAAAAGTGTGGGAAAAGATTCATCAAAATTGGCACCTTGACAACACACACTTGTCAGGAAACTGTGGTAGATGAAGATAATCCATTTTCTTGTGACCTGTGCATGAAAACCTTCCGCACAGAGAAATATCTGCAGAGGCATCAAACCATCCATGAAAAGCCTCAGTTTGAATGTGAGTATTGCAACAAAGTTTTCTACCGCAAGGATTACCTGAACAACCATGTCTGTAAGCTGCCAGATGGCACCACAGTGAGAATTGTCAGGAAAAGGGATCGAATATTCATCAAAGAGAACCTGGTGTGCCACCTCTGTGGGCGAACATTTGTCAGCTCAAGCAATCTgaacaaacacatgaaaattCATGGAGAGAAGCAGAATGAATGTCCTCATTGTCAGAAGAAATTCCATTACCCAGCATATCTGCGAGAACACATTAAAACAGTACATCAGCGTGCCTATCAGTTCCAGTGTGCAGACTGTGGCAAGATCCTGCACTCAAAGACTGGTCTAGCAGCTCATCTGAAGCAGTTCCATAGCAGACAGATCCAGCTGTACCAGTGTGGGACATGCCAGAAGACATTCAGACAGAAGGGCAATCTCAAGACTCATATGTACTCCCATACAAAGGAGAAGACATTCATGTGCGACTTCTGTCACAAGATGTTCAAGTATCCAGATCAGTTGAATCGGCATCGTCTTGAACACACAATGACAAACAAACTTAGTTGTGAATTTTGTGAGAAGAAATTTTGTCGTCCATACCAGCTCAAGAAGCATATACAGACATTCCACAGTGGTGTTGTGtatgtttgtgatatttgtaACGAGCGTTGTAGTCACAAGCACACGATTGTCCGCCATTATAAGCGTAAACATCCAGAAGTCAGTAGCATATTTGATCATCAACCTGATTTCCTGACCCAGCTTCAGCAAGAACATGCAGACAATGAAGGGCAGGTTGACATCAAACCAAACATAGCCAGTATTGTTCAGGCTATCGACCATGTGGAAACAACAGTTGTGACAACTGAGGGGGCTGACGGAGAACAACAGTACACAGTGGCAGAGATTCAGACTGATGGGGATGGGTATCTGCCTCAGGTGGCAGCGGAGGCGCTGCAGAATCTGTCCAACACGATCATTGCTTCTGAAGGGGAGGGAGGGACATTGACCATACCCCATTCCATCGAGGGACCCGACGGTCAGCAGACAGTAGTAATTTTACAGATCGTGAACCCAGGAGAAGAAGAGACATCCATTCAGGAGATACAAGAGATTCAAGAGGTGCAGGAAATTCAGGAGATCCAGTGA
- the LOC137276840 gene encoding palmitoyltransferase ZDHHC22-like yields MKSNYESVRVMDMDSSGGLYPSCQGLHGSKRSSWKWKLQLINLCGIIYFFLYSVTALVVGITVALPELYKDNPDVLFYRMLAGWYIFAMLVVNHICIIRSYKKSVVNSSTCTALLNQTETSAEEKRWKQCFTCNQLVPPRAKHCPLCDRCVLKRDHHCFFAGCCIGFHNQRYFIVFCLYGTLGALYSLCIAIGYLEVHYAKLSSQEFYNYLLPWLLWRWLISDITIATVSMVVYSYCCVATMAACAHYFLWQCMLLYTGQSSYEYVKGIKLYKRPLLENISSVFGPMWFLNFIFPMPFRNSGNGIEWYVNLDMKER; encoded by the coding sequence ATGAAGAGTAACTATGAATCAGTTCGAGTTATGGACATGGACTCTTCAGGGGGCCTATATCCCTCCTGCCAGGGGCTTCATGGGTCAAAACGCAGCAGCTGGAAATGGAAGCTGCAACTAATCAACCTGTGTGGTATTATCTACTTTTTCCTTTACTCTGTCACTGCTTTGGTAGTAGGAATAACTGTTGCCCTACCTGAGCTGTACAAAGACAATCCAGATGTGCTGTTCTACCGGATGTTAGCAGGCTGGTATATATTTGCCATGCTTGTAGTCAATCATATCTGTATAATTCGGAGTTACAAGAAGTCTGTGGTGAACTCATCAACATGCACAGCTCTTTTAAACCAGACTGAAACAAGTGCAGAGGAGAAACGATGGAAACAATGCTTCACATGTAACCAGCTGGTGCCACCACGAGCCAAACACTGCCCACTCTGTGACCGATGTGTCCTCAAAAGGGATCATCACTGCTTCTTTGCTGGATGCTGTATTGGTTTCCACAACCAGCGTTACTTTATTGTGTTCTGTTTGTACGGAACCCTTGGTGCTCTCTATAGTTTGTGCATTGCCATTGGGTACCTTGAAGTTCACTATGCCAAGCTGTCATCCCAGGAATTTTACAAttatttgttaccatggttGTTATGGAGATGGCTTATTAGTGATATTACCATAGCAACGGTATCTATGGTTGTTTACAGCTACTGCTGTGTCGCAACCATGGCAGCATGCGCACATTACTTTCTTTGGCAGTGCATGCTCTTGTACACTGGTCAGAGCTCATATGAATATGTGAAAGGTATCAAGCTTTATAAAAGGCCACTCCTAGAAAATATATCGTCAGTATTTGGACCCATGTGGTTCCTGAATTTCATTTTTCCAATGCCTTTCCGTAATTCAGGAAATGGAATAGAATGGTATGTAAATTTAGATATGAAAGAGAGATAA